One genomic window of Burkholderia diffusa includes the following:
- a CDS encoding alpha/beta hydrolase — protein sequence MTILYRGMNRAALDAAYLNTKAIPDFPAVLASCQARSAALYDATPGQRDLRYGARAAQRFDWLRCGQPDAPLFVFIHGGYWQHCAKEDFAYAAAGPLAHGFDVVLAEYTLAPTASMTEIVGEIGALLDHLAADPDGIGTAGRPIHLSGHSAGGHLTAVHRAHPAVVSALAISPLVDLEPISLCVLDDKLKLTAQEIAAYSPLYHIGPGAPTVVAVGAAELPELVRHAHEYADACEAAGERIARAWLSGMQHFTVLDDLAKPESAMLAALQAIAPR from the coding sequence ATGACGATCCTCTATCGCGGCATGAACCGCGCGGCGCTCGACGCCGCCTACCTGAACACGAAGGCCATTCCCGATTTCCCGGCAGTGCTCGCGTCCTGCCAGGCACGCAGCGCGGCGCTCTACGATGCGACGCCCGGGCAGCGCGACCTGCGTTACGGTGCCCGGGCGGCGCAGCGTTTCGACTGGTTGCGGTGCGGCCAGCCCGACGCGCCGCTGTTCGTGTTCATTCACGGCGGCTACTGGCAACACTGCGCGAAAGAAGATTTCGCGTACGCGGCCGCCGGGCCGCTCGCGCACGGCTTCGACGTCGTGCTTGCCGAATACACGCTCGCACCGACGGCGTCGATGACCGAGATCGTCGGCGAGATCGGCGCGTTGCTCGACCATCTCGCGGCCGACCCCGACGGCATCGGCACCGCCGGACGACCGATCCACCTGAGCGGTCACTCGGCCGGCGGTCACCTGACGGCCGTGCATCGCGCGCATCCGGCCGTCGTGTCGGCGCTCGCGATCAGTCCGCTCGTCGATCTCGAACCGATCTCGCTTTGCGTGCTCGACGACAAGCTGAAGCTTACCGCGCAGGAAATCGCCGCATACAGCCCGCTGTATCACATCGGGCCCGGCGCACCGACCGTCGTCGCGGTTGGCGCGGCCGAGCTGCCGGAGCTCGTGCGCCACGCGCACGAATACGCGGACGCATGCGAAGCGGCCGGCGAACGAATCGCACGCGCATGGCTGTCCGGCATGCAGCACTTCACGGTGCTCGACGACCTCGCGAAACCGGAGAGCGCGATGCTCGCCGCGTTGCAGGCGATCGCGCCGCGCTGA
- a CDS encoding RidA family protein, whose translation MTIEQNLAELGFTLPEPPQPLGSYTAVSEAGNLLFISGQLPLVDGELVYTGRVGEQRSIDDGRRAAQLAALNVLAQIGKHLGGFDRLHHVVRVEGHVASADGFHGQPAVIDGASDLFAKVLGSKAGHARSAFSHRQLPADATVILVVIAEIHPA comes from the coding sequence ATGACCATTGAGCAGAATCTGGCCGAACTGGGCTTCACGCTACCCGAACCGCCGCAACCGCTCGGCAGCTACACGGCCGTCAGCGAGGCCGGTAACCTGTTGTTCATTTCCGGGCAATTGCCGCTCGTCGATGGCGAGCTGGTCTATACGGGGCGCGTCGGCGAACAACGGAGCATCGATGACGGTCGGCGTGCGGCGCAGCTCGCGGCGCTGAACGTGCTTGCGCAGATCGGAAAGCACCTCGGCGGGTTCGATCGCCTGCATCATGTCGTGCGTGTCGAGGGGCACGTCGCGTCGGCGGATGGTTTCCACGGTCAGCCGGCCGTGATCGACGGCGCTTCCGACTTGTTCGCCAAGGTGCTGGGCAGCAAGGCCGGGCACGCGCGCTCGGCCTTTTCCCATCGCCAGTTGCCGGCGGACGCGACGGTGATTCTGGTCGTGATCGCCGAAATTCATCCGGCATGA
- a CDS encoding VOC family protein, whose translation MALIDQLDHLVLTCVDPERTKHFYTEVLQMQLETFGAGRLAFRFGNQKINLHVRGAEFEPKAHVPVPGALDLCFIASAPLDDVIAHLHRVDWPIIEGPVERTGATQKIRSVYVRDPDLNLIEISELI comes from the coding sequence ATGGCGCTGATCGACCAACTCGACCATCTCGTGCTGACCTGCGTCGATCCGGAGCGGACGAAGCACTTCTACACGGAAGTGTTGCAGATGCAGCTCGAAACCTTCGGCGCGGGCCGCCTCGCGTTCCGCTTCGGCAACCAGAAGATCAATCTGCACGTGCGCGGCGCGGAGTTCGAGCCGAAAGCGCACGTGCCGGTGCCCGGCGCGCTCGACCTGTGCTTCATCGCGTCGGCGCCGCTCGACGACGTGATCGCGCATCTGCACCGCGTCGACTGGCCGATCATCGAAGGACCGGTCGAACGCACCGGCGCGACGCAGAAGATCCGGTCGGTGTACGTGCGCGACCCGGACCTGAACCTGATCGAGATATCCGAACTGATCTGA
- a CDS encoding NAD(P)H-dependent flavin oxidoreductase: MIPSPDNRTLLRTLGIRTPIIQAPMAGVSTPALAAAVSNAGGLGSLGVGATNADGARKMIRDTRALTDRPFNVNLFCHQPARADAAVERAWLDWLAPAFREQGATPPASLSEIYTSFVADDAMLTMLIEEKPAVVSFHFGLPSDEAIAVLKRAGVTLFASATNPDEGRQIAAAGIDAIVAQGIEAGGHRGVFDSTAHDDRLGTFALTRLLVRECALPVIAAGGIMDGDGIAAALALGAQAAQLGTAFVACPETSIDDGYRRALLGDAARRTTFTTAISGRIARGIANRLTALGDDPHAPATPAYPIAYDAGKALHAAAKANGEFGYGAQWAGQAAPLARSMPAAELFATLERETRAAIAHLQHALD, from the coding sequence ATGATTCCCTCGCCCGACAACCGAACGCTGTTGCGCACGCTCGGCATCCGCACCCCGATCATCCAGGCGCCGATGGCCGGCGTCAGCACGCCCGCGCTGGCGGCCGCCGTGTCGAATGCGGGCGGGCTCGGCTCGCTGGGCGTCGGCGCGACGAACGCCGACGGCGCGCGCAAGATGATTCGCGACACGCGCGCGCTCACCGACCGGCCGTTCAACGTCAATCTGTTCTGCCACCAGCCGGCCCGCGCAGACGCAGCCGTCGAACGCGCGTGGCTCGACTGGCTCGCGCCCGCGTTCCGCGAACAGGGCGCGACGCCGCCGGCGTCGTTGTCGGAGATCTACACGAGTTTCGTCGCCGACGACGCGATGCTCACGATGCTGATCGAAGAAAAGCCGGCGGTCGTCAGCTTTCATTTCGGGTTGCCGTCCGATGAGGCCATCGCCGTGCTGAAGCGCGCGGGCGTCACGCTGTTCGCGTCCGCGACGAATCCCGACGAAGGCCGGCAGATCGCCGCGGCCGGCATCGACGCGATCGTTGCGCAGGGCATCGAAGCCGGCGGGCACCGTGGCGTATTCGACTCGACGGCGCATGATGACCGGCTCGGTACGTTCGCGCTGACTCGCCTGCTGGTGCGCGAATGCGCGCTGCCGGTGATCGCCGCGGGCGGCATCATGGACGGCGACGGCATCGCCGCCGCACTCGCGCTCGGCGCGCAGGCCGCGCAGCTCGGCACCGCCTTCGTCGCGTGCCCGGAGACGTCGATCGACGATGGTTATCGCCGCGCGCTCCTCGGCGACGCGGCGCGCCGCACGACCTTTACGACCGCGATCTCCGGACGGATCGCGCGCGGCATCGCGAACCGGCTGACCGCGCTCGGCGACGATCCGCACGCACCGGCCACGCCGGCCTATCCGATCGCATACGACGCGGGCAAGGCACTGCATGCGGCCGCGAAGGCGAACGGCGAGTTTGGCTACGGCGCGCAATGGGCCGGGCAGGCGGCGCCGCTCGCCCGGTCGATGCCGGCAGCCGAACTGTTCGCGACGCTCGAACGCGAAACGCGGGCGGCCATCGCCCATTTGCAGCACGCGCTGGACTGA
- a CDS encoding organic hydroperoxide resistance protein, with product MSKIEKVLYTGKTHTTSGGRDGTARSSDGRLDIQLSSPGSAGTGTNPEQLFAAGWSACFIGAMQLAARAAKVTLPADLAVDAEVDLGTGNNAYFLQARLNVSVPGIDRDIVQHIVDTAHQTCPYSKATRGNIDVEIRVV from the coding sequence ATGAGCAAGATCGAAAAAGTACTGTACACGGGCAAGACCCATACGACTTCCGGCGGCCGCGACGGCACGGCTCGCAGTTCCGACGGTCGCCTCGACATCCAGCTGTCGTCGCCCGGCAGCGCCGGTACCGGCACGAATCCGGAACAATTGTTCGCGGCCGGCTGGTCGGCCTGCTTCATCGGCGCGATGCAACTCGCGGCGCGCGCGGCGAAGGTCACGCTGCCGGCCGATCTCGCTGTCGATGCCGAGGTGGACCTGGGTACGGGCAACAACGCGTACTTCCTGCAGGCTCGCCTGAACGTGAGCGTGCCGGGGATCGATCGTGACATCGTGCAGCACATCGTCGACACCGCACACCAGACCTGCCCGTATTCGAAAGCGACGCGCGGCAACATCGACGTCGAGATCCGCGTCGTCTGA
- a CDS encoding GFA family protein, translated as MSATWFNGSCHCGAVKFEVRTAIEPAARCNCSLCRRRGALMSPMFPAADLKIVEGEGALTLYRFNTHTARHYFCSRCGVYPFHQTRKDPACWRVNLGCLDGVDPYALDATVADGASLSVVEDA; from the coding sequence ATGTCTGCTACATGGTTCAACGGATCCTGCCATTGCGGTGCCGTGAAATTCGAAGTCCGGACTGCGATCGAGCCGGCGGCCCGCTGCAACTGCAGCCTGTGCCGTCGGCGCGGCGCGCTGATGAGCCCGATGTTCCCCGCAGCCGACCTGAAGATCGTCGAAGGCGAGGGCGCGCTGACGTTGTACCGCTTCAACACGCACACGGCCCGTCACTATTTCTGCAGCCGCTGCGGCGTCTATCCGTTCCACCAGACGCGCAAGGATCCTGCGTGCTGGCGCGTCAATCTCGGCTGCCTCGACGGCGTCGATCCGTATGCACTCGATGCGACCGTCGCCGACGGCGCAAGCCTTTCCGTCGTGGAGGATGCTTGA
- a CDS encoding LysR family transcriptional regulator codes for MQRKFDDLLLGSIELFCLAAELGSFTLAATAASVTPAAVSRSVARLEERLGVRLFVRTTRQIRLTDSGRRYFEQCRDALSQLVDAEREATGQQATPAGVLRISMPTPYGHYRVLPLLPAFRERYPEVRVETHLSNRNIDFAEEGFDLAIRGRAPADSSLVARKLEDAELVVVATPGYLRRAGVPRTVDDLHAHECIQFELPSSGRPIPWLFNDGSAEIDVATTGGYGTSGDVLAGVTLARSGAGLFQTYRFIVERDLREGMLTEVLSGAGGRSRPFMLLYPHARYLSSRVRVFVDFLVEHLEQAPGKRAN; via the coding sequence ATGCAGCGAAAATTCGATGACCTCCTGCTCGGCAGCATCGAGCTGTTCTGCCTGGCAGCCGAACTCGGCAGTTTCACGCTCGCCGCGACGGCTGCGAGCGTCACGCCGGCCGCAGTGAGCCGATCCGTCGCGCGGCTCGAGGAGCGTCTCGGCGTACGTCTGTTCGTACGGACGACGCGCCAGATCCGCCTCACCGATTCCGGGCGACGCTATTTCGAGCAATGCCGCGATGCGTTGTCGCAGCTCGTCGACGCGGAACGCGAAGCGACGGGGCAGCAGGCAACGCCGGCCGGCGTGCTGCGCATCAGCATGCCGACGCCATACGGACACTATCGCGTGCTGCCGCTGCTGCCCGCGTTTCGCGAGCGGTACCCGGAAGTACGCGTCGAAACCCATCTCAGCAATCGCAACATCGACTTCGCCGAGGAGGGTTTCGACCTTGCGATCCGCGGCCGCGCGCCAGCCGATTCGAGCTTGGTCGCCCGCAAGCTCGAGGACGCCGAACTTGTCGTTGTCGCGACGCCCGGGTATCTCAGGCGCGCCGGCGTGCCGCGCACGGTCGACGATCTGCACGCGCACGAGTGCATCCAGTTCGAGCTCCCGAGCAGCGGCAGGCCGATTCCATGGCTGTTCAACGACGGATCTGCGGAAATCGACGTCGCGACGACGGGCGGCTACGGCACGTCGGGCGACGTCCTCGCCGGCGTCACGCTCGCGCGCAGCGGGGCGGGCCTGTTCCAGACTTATCGCTTCATCGTCGAGCGCGATCTGCGGGAAGGCATGCTCACCGAGGTGCTGTCCGGCGCGGGCGGGCGGTCGCGGCCGTTCATGCTGTTGTATCCGCATGCACGTTATTTGTCGTCGCGCGTGCGCGTCTTCGTCGACTTTCTCGTCGAACATCTCGAGCAGGCACCCGGCAAGCGCGCGAACTAG
- a CDS encoding DUF4148 domain-containing protein: MMKTQLIAALLVAVSASVAVPAFATESTVTRAQVRAELAALQQAGYLPNRPNDPNYPDNLQAALKRVRDNAATAADTQAAGYGSNADGATQFGSRIAMRTAERSIYFGH, encoded by the coding sequence ATGATGAAGACCCAACTGATTGCAGCCTTGCTTGTCGCCGTGTCGGCTTCCGTTGCCGTACCGGCCTTCGCGACCGAAAGCACGGTGACGCGTGCGCAAGTGCGTGCGGAGCTGGCCGCGCTTCAACAGGCCGGCTACCTGCCGAATCGCCCGAATGATCCCAACTATCCGGACAACCTGCAGGCAGCACTGAAGCGAGTTCGCGACAACGCCGCGACGGCGGCCGACACCCAAGCAGCGGGTTACGGCAGCAACGCTGACGGTGCGACGCAATTCGGCAGTCGCATCGCGATGCGCACCGCCGAGCGCTCGATCTATTTCGGTCATTGA
- a CDS encoding CaiB/BaiF CoA transferase family protein encodes MTRPLDGIRVLELGQLIAGPFAGRMLAEFGADVIKVEPPGVGDPLRKWRLLHDGTSVWWAAQSRNKTSLTLDLRTPEGQDVVRRLVAETDVLIENFRPGTLEGWGLGWETLSAINPRLVMLRVSGFGQTGPYRDRPGFGVIAEAMGGLRHLTGEPGRTPVRVGVSLGDSLSALHGVIGVLLALRHREQQGGQGQVVDVALYESVFNMTESLLPEYSAFGAVREAAGSSLPGIAPTNAYRCRDGKYALIAGNGDSIFRRLMELIGRPDLGHDPALAHNDGRVAQVARIDAAIGEWSARHDLDDVLAALNDARIPSGRIYDVADIAADPHYRARDMIVDAALPDGTPVLVPGIVPKLGATPGRIERPAPALGAETDAILESIGIDAATRDDWRSRGVI; translated from the coding sequence ATGACGCGCCCTCTGGACGGCATTCGCGTGCTGGAACTCGGCCAACTGATCGCCGGGCCGTTCGCGGGCCGGATGCTCGCCGAATTCGGCGCGGACGTGATCAAGGTGGAGCCGCCCGGCGTCGGCGACCCGCTGCGCAAATGGCGACTGCTGCACGACGGCACGTCGGTCTGGTGGGCCGCGCAGTCGCGCAACAAGACCTCGCTCACGCTCGACCTGCGCACGCCGGAAGGGCAGGACGTCGTGCGCCGCCTCGTCGCCGAGACCGACGTGCTGATCGAGAACTTCCGGCCCGGCACGCTCGAAGGCTGGGGGCTCGGCTGGGAGACGCTGTCCGCGATCAACCCGCGGCTCGTGATGCTGCGCGTATCGGGCTTCGGTCAGACCGGCCCGTATCGCGACCGTCCCGGCTTCGGCGTGATCGCCGAGGCGATGGGCGGCCTTCGCCACCTGACCGGCGAGCCAGGGCGCACGCCGGTGCGTGTCGGCGTGTCGCTCGGCGATTCGCTGTCGGCGCTGCACGGCGTGATCGGCGTCCTGCTCGCGCTGCGCCATCGCGAGCAGCAGGGCGGTCAAGGACAGGTCGTCGACGTCGCGCTGTACGAATCGGTGTTCAACATGACGGAAAGCCTGCTGCCCGAATACTCGGCGTTCGGCGCGGTGCGCGAGGCGGCCGGCAGCAGCCTGCCCGGCATCGCGCCAACCAACGCATACCGCTGTCGCGACGGCAAGTACGCGCTGATCGCCGGCAATGGCGACAGCATCTTCCGGCGGCTGATGGAGCTGATCGGGCGCCCCGATCTCGGCCACGATCCGGCGCTCGCGCACAACGACGGACGCGTCGCGCAGGTCGCGCGCATCGACGCGGCGATCGGCGAATGGAGCGCGCGGCACGATCTCGACGACGTGCTCGCCGCGCTGAACGATGCGCGCATCCCGTCCGGGCGCATCTACGACGTCGCCGACATCGCGGCCGATCCGCATTACCGCGCGCGCGACATGATCGTCGACGCCGCGCTGCCCGACGGCACGCCCGTGCTCGTGCCAGGCATCGTGCCGAAGCTCGGCGCGACGCCGGGACGCATCGAGCGTCCGGCCCCCGCGCTCGGCGCCGAGACCGACGCGATACTCGAATCGATCGGCATCGATGCCGCGACGCGCGACGACTGGCGCTCGCGCGGCGTGATCTGA
- a CDS encoding LysR family transcriptional regulator — MVNPLHFDLQSLRVFALVAEHGSLTKAAEYGRLTLSAVSKRIAELESTTGSALFVRHARGVELTPAGRALLDHAAKVIEQVNRMAHEMSDYVAGVRGHIHVWTNTSAIVQFLPADLAAFLTDHPGIKVSLEERLSHEIVDALVSGKADLGVFADNVPAPGIERRLYRRDELVLLVPRAHRFAARDSIRFADTLDEDYVGLSDGSSLLARMTDAAFAAERSLKLRIQVSNFDGVSRMIEAGLGIGVLPRDAVTGERAARLGVVKLDDAWATRTLWVGVKAGTVLTTDIAKLFDFMSAR, encoded by the coding sequence ATGGTGAATCCGCTTCATTTCGATCTGCAGTCGCTGCGTGTATTCGCGCTCGTCGCCGAGCACGGCAGCTTGACCAAGGCGGCCGAATACGGCCGGCTCACGTTGTCCGCGGTCAGCAAGCGGATCGCCGAACTCGAAAGCACGACCGGCAGCGCGCTGTTCGTCCGGCATGCGCGCGGCGTCGAGCTGACGCCGGCGGGCCGTGCGCTGCTCGACCATGCGGCGAAGGTGATCGAGCAGGTCAACCGGATGGCGCACGAGATGAGCGACTACGTCGCGGGCGTGCGCGGCCACATTCACGTATGGACCAATACGTCGGCCATTGTCCAGTTCCTGCCGGCCGATCTCGCCGCGTTTCTCACCGACCACCCGGGCATCAAGGTCAGTCTCGAGGAGCGGCTGAGCCACGAGATCGTCGACGCGCTCGTGTCCGGCAAGGCCGATCTCGGCGTGTTCGCCGACAACGTGCCCGCGCCCGGCATCGAACGCCGCCTGTACCGGCGCGACGAACTCGTGCTGCTCGTGCCGCGTGCGCATCGCTTCGCCGCGCGCGACAGCATCCGCTTCGCGGATACGCTCGATGAAGACTACGTCGGCCTGAGCGATGGCAGTTCGCTGCTCGCGCGGATGACCGACGCTGCGTTCGCGGCCGAGCGTTCGCTGAAGCTGCGCATTCAGGTGTCGAATTTCGACGGCGTGAGCCGGATGATCGAGGCCGGGCTCGGGATCGGCGTACTGCCGCGCGATGCAGTGACGGGCGAGCGCGCGGCCCGGCTCGGGGTCGTGAAGCTCGACGACGCGTGGGCGACACGCACGTTGTGGGTCGGCGTGAAGGCCGGCACCGTGCTGACCACCGACATCGCGAAGCTGTTCGATTTCATGTCGGCACGCTGA
- a CDS encoding MarR family winged helix-turn-helix transcriptional regulator has protein sequence MKPTEAQSPATPKLSEFLCFAIYSTNLAFGKAYKPILEELGLTYTQYITIIALWEEGNQTVGQLGEKLFLESNTLTPILKKLEAMGYLERHRDPSDERQVLVSLTKSGRRVREKGLDMNLIEATGLKPDEFAKMQKAIVTLRRNLIDSIDE, from the coding sequence ATGAAACCGACCGAAGCACAATCGCCCGCTACACCGAAGCTGTCCGAGTTCCTGTGTTTTGCGATCTACTCGACGAATCTTGCGTTCGGCAAGGCGTACAAACCGATCCTCGAAGAGCTCGGCCTCACGTACACGCAATACATCACGATCATCGCGCTGTGGGAGGAGGGTAATCAGACGGTCGGGCAACTCGGCGAAAAGTTGTTCCTCGAATCGAACACACTGACGCCAATCCTGAAGAAGCTCGAGGCGATGGGCTATCTGGAGCGGCACCGCGATCCGTCCGACGAGCGCCAGGTGCTCGTGAGCCTGACGAAAAGCGGCCGCCGGGTGCGCGAGAAGGGGCTCGACATGAACCTGATCGAAGCCACCGGGCTGAAACCCGACGAATTCGCGAAGATGCAGAAGGCCATCGTCACGCTGCGCCGCAACCTGATCGATTCGATCGACGAATAG
- a CDS encoding hydroxymethylglutaryl-CoA lyase: MSKPHRLYIHEVATRDGFQNEAAFVDTDDKIALVDALSACGYAKIEVTSFTSPRAIPALRDAEAVMHGIVRTPGVVYTVLVPNVRGAERALSCGVDEVNLVMSMSETHNRANLRMTREQSFAQLRDVIDAVRGTGVAVNVSLSTAMGCPMEGDVCARTVLAWMQRFADLGVHGFTLCDTTGMAYPSQVRELAERARERFGALQLTLHFHNTRGMALANTLAALDAGIDRFDASLGGLGGCPYAPGATGNACTEELVHMLALDGYDTGIDLAAVLAAAARLPALIGHDVPSQILKAGRRSDLHPPPRADAGDMPAQRAFS; this comes from the coding sequence ATGAGCAAACCCCACCGACTCTACATCCACGAAGTCGCGACACGCGACGGTTTCCAGAACGAAGCGGCGTTCGTCGACACCGACGACAAGATCGCGCTCGTCGACGCGTTGAGCGCGTGCGGCTACGCGAAGATCGAGGTCACGTCGTTCACGTCGCCGAGGGCGATCCCGGCGCTGCGCGACGCCGAGGCCGTGATGCACGGCATCGTGCGCACGCCGGGCGTCGTCTATACGGTGCTCGTGCCGAACGTGCGCGGCGCGGAGCGCGCGCTGTCGTGCGGCGTCGACGAGGTGAACCTCGTGATGTCGATGAGCGAGACCCACAACCGCGCGAACCTGCGGATGACCCGCGAACAGTCGTTCGCGCAGTTGCGCGATGTGATCGATGCGGTGCGCGGCACGGGCGTCGCGGTCAACGTGTCGCTTTCGACCGCGATGGGCTGCCCGATGGAAGGCGACGTGTGCGCGCGGACCGTGCTCGCGTGGATGCAGCGCTTCGCGGATCTCGGCGTGCACGGCTTCACGCTGTGCGACACGACCGGGATGGCGTACCCGTCGCAGGTGCGCGAGCTGGCCGAACGCGCCCGCGAACGCTTCGGCGCGCTGCAGCTCACGCTGCACTTTCACAACACGCGCGGCATGGCGCTCGCCAACACGCTCGCCGCGCTCGACGCCGGCATCGACCGCTTCGACGCGTCGCTCGGCGGGCTCGGCGGTTGTCCGTACGCGCCGGGCGCGACCGGCAATGCGTGCACCGAGGAATTGGTCCACATGCTCGCGCTCGACGGCTACGATACGGGCATCGACCTCGCGGCCGTGCTCGCCGCGGCCGCGCGGCTGCCTGCGCTGATCGGGCATGACGTGCCGAGCCAGATCCTGAAGGCCGGACGCCGCTCGGACCTTCATCCGCCGCCGCGCGCCGACGCCGGCGACATGCCTGCTCAACGGGCTTTCTCATGA
- a CDS encoding DUF4148 domain-containing protein, whose protein sequence is MKTKLIAALLVAVSAAVSVPAFAGEAVVTRAQVRAELVQLQQAGYVPGRANDPHYPDDLQAALTRIHANDIVAADTAASGYGADAAAATQSGSRHVARIVERSVYFGH, encoded by the coding sequence ATGAAAACCAAATTGATTGCCGCTCTTCTCGTTGCCGTGTCCGCTGCCGTTTCCGTGCCGGCCTTTGCCGGGGAAGCCGTCGTGACGCGTGCACAAGTGCGTGCCGAACTCGTCCAGTTGCAGCAGGCCGGCTATGTGCCGGGACGCGCGAACGATCCGCATTACCCGGACGACCTGCAAGCAGCGCTGACGCGTATCCACGCGAACGACATCGTCGCAGCCGACACGGCGGCGTCCGGTTATGGCGCCGACGCCGCAGCCGCCACGCAATCGGGGAGCCGTCATGTCGCACGCATCGTCGAGCGCTCGGTCTACTTCGGCCATTGA
- a CDS encoding MFS transporter — translation MNSQSLDLGGTAGGPSPAVPSAARAAAAATALPVRGITLGEFMDDLPVGALHRFVVWVIGIGLFFDMYEIFLVSTIGSALQNEYGLSRQSADFKLLLASAFIGMFVGAMCLGSLADRIGRRKAFLLTLVWYSAFSLIGAFSVNADMLVACRFLTGIGVGAIYPVADSFLSEILPKDKRGRLAAWAYTTSYVAVPLVGFLALWLNPLHVAGVAGWRIILAIGSLGAVYVLLVRHRLPESPRWLLAQGRIADAHAAARRFADSAGVRMPEQFAASAEPRRPLSLGERIALLRRRPYGARYLMLAVFHLFQGFGYYGFGTLAGTVVKSRGFDVTDSTLFIALSFIGYPIGSLLSIPLLNWIERRTLVIGSILSIAAFGLCFAYSGNTVLIVCFGFLTTCASNVFSNAYHVYQAEIFPARVRSTAIGSTYALSRIVSGALPFVLLPVLAAHGAGAMFGVISAALGIVAITLRVFGPLTTRRSQDDINPV, via the coding sequence ATGAACAGCCAATCCCTCGACCTCGGCGGCACCGCGGGCGGACCCTCGCCCGCCGTACCGTCCGCAGCCCGGGCCGCCGCCGCCGCGACGGCCCTGCCCGTGCGCGGCATCACGCTCGGCGAATTCATGGACGACCTGCCGGTCGGTGCGCTGCACCGGTTCGTCGTCTGGGTGATCGGCATCGGGCTGTTCTTCGACATGTACGAGATCTTCCTCGTCAGCACGATCGGTTCCGCGCTGCAGAACGAATACGGGCTGAGCCGGCAAAGCGCCGATTTCAAGCTGCTGCTGGCATCGGCATTCATCGGGATGTTCGTCGGCGCAATGTGCCTCGGCAGCCTCGCCGACCGGATCGGCCGGCGCAAGGCGTTCTTGCTGACGCTCGTCTGGTACAGCGCGTTTTCGCTGATCGGCGCGTTTTCGGTAAATGCCGACATGCTGGTCGCATGCCGGTTCCTGACGGGCATCGGCGTCGGCGCGATCTACCCGGTCGCCGACAGCTTCCTGTCGGAAATCCTGCCGAAAGACAAACGCGGACGGCTCGCTGCGTGGGCCTATACGACTTCGTACGTCGCGGTGCCGCTGGTCGGTTTCCTCGCGCTGTGGCTCAATCCGCTGCATGTCGCGGGTGTGGCCGGCTGGCGCATCATCCTCGCGATTGGCAGCCTCGGCGCCGTGTACGTGCTGCTGGTCCGGCACCGGCTGCCGGAAAGCCCGCGCTGGCTGCTCGCGCAGGGCCGCATCGCGGATGCGCATGCCGCGGCGCGCCGCTTCGCCGACAGCGCGGGCGTGCGCATGCCCGAGCAGTTCGCTGCATCGGCCGAACCACGGCGGCCGCTGAGCCTCGGCGAGCGCATCGCGCTGCTGCGCCGCCGGCCTTACGGCGCGCGTTACCTGATGCTCGCGGTGTTTCACCTGTTTCAGGGCTTCGGCTATTACGGCTTCGGCACCCTCGCCGGCACGGTCGTCAAGAGCCGCGGGTTCGATGTGACGGACAGCACGCTGTTCATTGCACTGTCGTTCATCGGCTATCCGATCGGCTCGCTGCTGTCGATCCCGCTGTTGAACTGGATCGAGCGGCGCACGCTCGTGATCGGGTCAATCCTGTCGATTGCCGCGTTCGGGCTATGCTTCGCGTATTCGGGCAATACGGTGTTGATCGTCTGCTTTGGTTTCCTGACGACCTGCGCATCGAACGTGTTCAGCAACGCGTATCACGTGTACCAGGCGGAGATTTTTCCCGCACGGGTGCGCTCGACCGCGATCGGCAGCACGTACGCGCTGTCGCGCATCGTCAGCGGCGCGCTGCCGTTCGTGCTGCTGCCGGTGCTGGCCGCGCATGGCGCCGGCGCGATGTTCGGCGTGATCTCGGCCGCGCTCGGCATCGTTGCCATCACGCTGCGCGTGTTCGGGCCGTTGACCACCCGGCGCAGCCAGGACGACATCAACCCGGTATGA